One part of the Microtus ochrogaster isolate Prairie Vole_2 chromosome 16, MicOch1.0, whole genome shotgun sequence genome encodes these proteins:
- the LOC101994283 gene encoding vomeronasal type-1 receptor 4-like has product MLLKFIKQIVFFFMTVFGTLGNISVSVNYMWSWVGGTEKKAIHLIVIHLAFTNIIILLAKGLPKTIAVFGLKNYLDDLGCKIIVYLERVARGLSICTSSLLTVVQAIIISPRASGWRRLRPQSAWHILPFFSFFWILNALLAMNLIHSITSTSLNISQHKNKDDYCYFMPESKNTKLIILPFMVLRDAVFQGAMGGASGYIVFLLHKHHQHVLYLQNSKLLYRTPPELRAAQSVLLLMLCFVFFYWTDCAFSLFVSLSLVNNSLMVNFQEFITLGYATFSPFVLIHRDGLLPDCWNSQLEKLRKCLSPLSVQ; this is encoded by the coding sequence atgcttcTGAAATTTATTAAGCAAATAGTTTTCTTCTTCATGACTGTGTTTGGCACTCTAggaaacatttctgtttctgttaattATATGTGGAGCTGGGTGGGAGGCACTGAGAAGAAAGCCATACACCTTATTGTCATCCACTTGGCTTTTACAAACATCATAATCCTTCTTGCAAAAGGGTTGCCAAAGACAATAGCAGTTTTTGGTTTAAAAAACTACCTAGATGACTTAGGATGTAAGATCATTGTTTACTTGGAGAGGGTGGCCCGTGGACTGTCCATCTGCACCAGCAGTCTCCTCACTGTGGTCCAGGCCATCATCATCAGTCCCAGAGCATCTGGGTGGAGAAGGCTCAGACCACAGTCTGCATGGCacatccttccattcttttcattcttttggataCTCAATGCTTTATTAGCTATGAACCTAATCCATTCCATCACAAGTACAAGCCTGAATATATCACAGCATAAGAATAAAGATGACTATTGTTATTTTATGCCcgaaagtaaaaatacaaaattgattATTCTTCCCTTTATGGTCTTGAGAGATGCTGTGTTTCAGGGAGCCATGGGAGGCGCCAGTGGCTACATCGTATTTCTTCTCCACAAGCACCACCAGCATGTGCTCTACCTCCAAAACTCCAAGCTTCTCTACAGGACTCCccctgagctgagagctgctcaGAGTGTCCTCCTTctgatgctctgttttgttttcttttattggactgactgtgctttttctctttttgtaagtCTCTCTTTAGTAAACAATTCCTTGATGGTAAATTTTCAAGAATTTATAACACTTGGTTATGCAACTTTTAGCCCCTTTGTGTTGATTCACAGGGATGGACTTCTGCCTGACTGTTGGAATTCTCAGTTggagaaattgagaaaatgtctctctccTTTATCTGTTCAATGA
- the LOC102000897 gene encoding vomeronasal type-1 receptor 4-like — protein MVLNFIMEVIFFFMTVFGTLGNISVSVNNMISWCGGPEKKPIHIILMHLAFTNIMILLAKGWPKTLADFGLRNFLDDIGCKILIYLQRVARGVSICTSSLLTVVQAIIISPRASGWRRLRPKSAWHILPIFSFFWILNALLAMNLIHSVTSTSLNISQFMSEDGYCYFMLEIQKTKWIVLPLMVLRDAVFQGAMGAASGYMVLLLHKHHQHVLHLQNSKLLYRTPPELRAAQSVLLLMLCFVFFYWADCAFSLILSLSLAEKSLMPNVQKFLALGYATFSPVVLIHRDGLLPECWHAQ, from the coding sequence atggttttgaattttattatggAAGTGATTTTCTTCTTCATGACTGTGTTTGGCACTCTGggaaatatttctgtttctgtgaataaTATGATCAGTTGGTGCGGAGGACCTGAAAAGAAACCCATACACATTATTCTCATGCACTTGGCTTTTACAAATATCATGATCCTTCTTGCAAAGGGATGGCCAAAGACATTGGCAGATTTTGGTTTGAGAAACTTCCTAGATGACATAGGATGTAAGATCCTCATTTACCTGCAGAGGGTGGCCCGTGGGGTCTCCATCTGCACCAGCAGTCTCCTCACTGTGGTCCAGGCCATCATCATCAGTCCCAGAGCATCTGGGTGGAGGAGGCTCAGACCAAAGTCTGCATGGCACATCCTTCcaatcttttcattcttttggataCTCAACGCTTTATTAGCTATGAACCTAATCCATTCTGTCACAAGTACAAGTTTGAACATATCACAGTTTATGAGTGAAGATGGCTACTGCTATTTTATGTTAGAAATTCAGAAGACAAAATGGATTGTTCTCCCTCTGATGGTCCTGAGAGATGCTGTGTTTCAGGGAGCCATGGGAGCggccagtggctacatggtacTTCTTCTCCACAAGCACCACCAGCATGTCCTCCACCTCCAGAACTCCAAGCTTCTTTACAGAACTCCccctgagctgagagctgctcaGAGTGTCCTCCTTCtaatgctctgttttgttttcttctattgggctgactgtgctttttctttaattttaagtCTTTCGTTAGCAGAAAAATCCTTGATGCCAAATGTTCAAAAATTTCTTGCTCTTGGTTATGCAACTTTTAGCCCTGTTGTGTTGATTCACAGGGATGGACTCCTGCCTGAGTGTTGGCATGCTCagtga